From Uranotaenia lowii strain MFRU-FL unplaced genomic scaffold, ASM2978415v1 HiC_scaffold_381, whole genome shotgun sequence:
ACTGTAATTGTGTGTGTGCGTGCGAATGTTTTACAGAAACTTGCACTTCCTCTTTTTGGTGGGCTCTGGCGGTTCCAGGGCGGCCAATATGGCCTCATCGAATACGTTCTTGAGTCCTTTCTGTGTGGAAGAAAAGGAAACGCGTTAGCGATACGAAGCCCAACTTGAGGGAAAATCTACCAACCTGTGTCAGTGCCGAGCACTCGACGTACTTGACCGCCTTCAACTCCTTGGCAAGCTTTTCGCCCTGCTCCAGAGTGATCGGTTTCTGCTTGTTCTTGGCCAGCTTTTCCAGCGTGCTCTGCTCGTCACGCAGATCGATCTGAGTACCGACCAGCAGGAACGGCGTCTTCTGGCAGTGGTGCGTGATCTCTGGGACCCACTAGAAATAGGAGGGAAAAAACATTAAAGAAATGCGTTCGAGCTGATGTGATTGTGATACGAACCTTCTCTTTGACGTTCTCGAACGAGCTGGGACTGACCACGGAGAAACAAACCAAGAATACGTCCGTCTGTGGATAGGATAGGGGCCTGAGCCGATCGTAATCCTCCTGACCTGCAAAGGGAAAGATGGGGTTAGGAAACTCGATAACTAAGTTGTAGC
This genomic window contains:
- the LOC129760039 gene encoding cdc42 homolog, with the translated sequence MQTIKCVVVGDGAVGKTCLLISYTTNKFPSEYVPTVFDNYAVTVMIGGEPYTLGLFDTAGQEDYDRLRPLSYPQTDVFLVCFSVVSPSSFENVKEKWVPEITHHCQKTPFLLVGTQIDLRDEQSTLEKLAKNKQKPITLEQGEKLAKELKAVKYVECSALTQKGLKNVFDEAILAALEPPEPTKKRKCKFL